A single region of the Candidatus Kryptoniota bacterium genome encodes:
- a CDS encoding PAS domain S-box protein — protein MSSGNDILRTRGIISLMSYAGLCGAVIDSKGNLVAFTPKFEQLTGVKKTPAPLSEIFRTFPTLPIADGNDEIPFTLRATGTILTGKHLENFDGLSVIVFNEKDNQAGSQVSILPHVVYASTDLVFQFDSETRVYYVNDNAEKMTGYTKEDFLTGRIHPLDIVHPDDKAKLKREFDQIFVNHRSVEGSEHRIVKKNGDIIHVMKSWYSLIGPGNTFGGVIGLNRDITDEKLLRERLQLFRSAFEQATDAIIITRVDGTIIEVNDAFTKIYGYSREETLGKTTALIQSKHSSHDFYKELWNSLEKFSNWKGEIINHRKDGVEIPIWLSITPIFHDGEKIGYMGIESDLSERKNLEQQIIQTEKLSTIGQLAAGMAHEIGTPLNIISGNAEFMLLDMKSGDKGYQELSTIIAQTRRITKLMRQLLDYAKPKLLSLQAADVNAILNDVLDFVRPQFKKSGMEISTRLDARSLKIYGDPAQLYQVFLNTIMNALHAMAKGGKLEVATLEEKESDGETRVIVTIKDTGYGILPENLRKLFTPFFTTKEPGKGTGLGLAVTRRIIEEHKGSIQIESEVGKGTVVSIKFNSFIPQTDSHMPKS, from the coding sequence ATGTCGTCAGGGAATGACATTCTCCGGACTCGTGGAATTATCTCGTTAATGTCGTATGCCGGTTTATGCGGCGCGGTGATCGACTCGAAGGGAAATCTCGTCGCTTTCACTCCGAAGTTCGAACAACTGACAGGTGTCAAAAAGACTCCTGCCCCACTTTCCGAAATTTTCAGAACTTTCCCAACTCTCCCGATCGCCGATGGGAACGATGAAATCCCATTTACGCTGAGGGCAACAGGCACTATCCTGACAGGAAAACATCTCGAGAATTTTGACGGCTTGTCGGTGATTGTGTTCAATGAAAAGGACAATCAAGCTGGCAGCCAGGTTTCTATCCTTCCGCACGTGGTATACGCCAGCACCGACCTGGTATTCCAGTTCGATTCGGAAACACGCGTATACTATGTCAACGACAATGCCGAAAAGATGACCGGCTACACGAAGGAGGACTTTCTTACAGGAAGGATACATCCTCTCGACATCGTCCATCCCGACGACAAGGCGAAATTGAAAAGGGAATTCGATCAGATATTTGTGAATCACAGGAGCGTCGAGGGCTCTGAGCACCGGATCGTAAAGAAGAACGGTGATATCATTCATGTAATGAAATCGTGGTACTCGCTTATCGGGCCGGGAAATACATTCGGCGGCGTTATCGGGTTAAACCGCGATATCACCGACGAGAAACTGCTCAGGGAGAGACTTCAATTATTCCGGAGCGCTTTCGAGCAGGCTACCGACGCCATAATCATAACCCGCGTCGATGGGACAATAATTGAAGTTAACGACGCGTTCACTAAAATCTACGGGTACTCCCGGGAAGAGACGCTCGGTAAAACTACAGCTTTGATTCAGTCGAAGCACTCTTCTCACGATTTTTATAAGGAACTCTGGAATTCGCTGGAAAAGTTCAGCAACTGGAAGGGTGAAATCATAAACCACCGAAAAGACGGAGTCGAAATACCTATCTGGTTAAGTATTACACCCATATTCCACGATGGCGAGAAGATCGGCTACATGGGAATCGAATCCGACTTAAGCGAAAGGAAGAATCTGGAGCAGCAGATTATCCAGACCGAGAAGCTTTCGACAATCGGCCAGCTTGCAGCAGGAATGGCACATGAGATCGGAACTCCCCTCAACATTATCTCCGGAAACGCGGAATTCATGCTTCTCGACATGAAGTCGGGAGATAAAGGCTACCAGGAACTTTCCACGATCATCGCGCAGACCAGGCGTATTACGAAGCTGATGCGCCAGCTTCTTGATTACGCCAAGCCGAAACTCCTTTCTCTCCAGGCCGCAGATGTGAATGCCATCTTGAATGACGTCCTAGATTTCGTTCGACCGCAATTCAAGAAGAGCGGCATGGAGATCTCGACCCGGCTTGACGCACGATCACTGAAGATTTACGGCGATCCCGCACAGCTCTACCAGGTTTTCCTGAACACAATTATGAATGCGCTCCATGCCATGGCCAAAGGTGGAAAACTGGAAGTAGCAACCCTCGAGGAAAAAGAATCTGACGGCGAGACGAGAGTCATCGTGACAATTAAGGATACCGGATACGGAATCCTTCCCGAAAACCTCAGAAAGCTGTTCACGCCATTTTTCACCACGAAGGAACCGGGGAAGGGAACAGGACTCGGGCTCGCCGTTACGAGGCGCATAATCGAAGAACACAAGGGAAGCATCCAAATCGAGAGTGAAGTCGGAAAAGGGACTGTCGTGTCAATCAAATTCAATTCATTTATTCCCCAGACTGATTCTCATATGCCGAAAAGTTGA
- a CDS encoding uracil-DNA glycosylase, whose protein sequence is MLNENPAEKVLSDAALFLKQQAELYGDDIYLIPEGTNKDPSGSFISTASELRPENKTESETDLKPKVIKISEDEGLFEGAVLNSEWKIDPKWHDSDSLEVLNSRTSGCKKCPLGNTRKSFVFGVGNPKAKLVLIGEAPGADEDEQGEPFVGRAGQLLTKILAAVQLRREDVYICNILKCRPPNNREPLPTEIESCEPYLKKQLDIIKPKLILCLGRVAGQALLRMNTSLAEFRNNMYEYQGIKVMVTYHPAALLRNPNWKRPAWEDVQKMRKLYDEL, encoded by the coding sequence ATGTTGAATGAAAACCCTGCGGAAAAAGTGCTGAGTGACGCAGCGCTTTTTCTCAAGCAGCAGGCTGAACTTTATGGAGACGATATATATTTGATCCCGGAGGGCACGAACAAAGATCCGTCCGGATCTTTCATTTCGACCGCATCGGAGCTCAGGCCGGAAAATAAAACAGAATCAGAGACGGACTTGAAACCGAAAGTAATTAAAATCTCCGAGGACGAAGGACTTTTTGAAGGCGCAGTCCTGAACTCGGAATGGAAAATCGATCCTAAGTGGCACGACAGCGATTCGCTCGAAGTGCTGAATTCCAGGACTTCCGGGTGTAAGAAATGTCCTCTCGGAAACACGCGCAAGAGTTTTGTTTTCGGAGTCGGTAATCCAAAAGCGAAACTTGTACTCATCGGTGAAGCACCGGGCGCGGACGAAGACGAGCAGGGTGAGCCGTTTGTCGGTCGCGCGGGTCAACTCCTAACCAAAATACTTGCGGCAGTTCAACTGAGACGCGAGGACGTTTACATCTGCAACATCCTGAAATGCCGTCCCCCGAACAACCGAGAGCCGCTTCCCACCGAAATCGAATCGTGCGAGCCGTATCTCAAGAAACAGCTCGATATTATAAAACCGAAATTAATCCTTTGCCTCGGGAGAGTAGCGGGCCAGGCGCTCCTCAGGATGAATACGAGTCTTGCCGAATTCCGGAACAATATGTATGAATACCAGGGTATTAAGGTCATGGTAACCTACCACCCCGCCGCACTTCTCAGGAACCCGAATTGGAAAAGGCCCGCCTGGGAAGATGTCCAGAAAATGCGCAAATTGTACGATGAGCTGTGA
- the hemN gene encoding oxygen-independent coproporphyrinogen III oxidase, which yields MSTIKNINIDLIKKYDRPGPRYTSYPPAPTFSSGFTPDDYFNSLKANNSSSANSEISLYYHIPFCDTLCYFCGCNMLITHSKERISEYLEYLKKEMLLSAPYFNKARKVGQLHWGGGTPSYLSPAEISMLAGYIREHFNFSDDIEAGVEIDPRGLTFEHMQAFRESGFNRVSMGVQDFEPQVQEAINRIQPEKITRDAVEWSRKLGFKSINLDMIYGLPYQTLESFEQSLRKIINISPERIAVFNFAHVPWLKSHQKLIDKSTLPLPAVKLDILKMTIELLTGAGYIYIGMDHFAKPDDELAVAQREKTLYRNFQGYSTHAGADLYAFGNSAISQFNNVYSQNYKSLQDYYRAINAGRFPIVLGYRMSRDDVVRQHVIMRLMCDFELDKRAVEKKFDLDFDEYFANALPKLDEFVQDDLLELTDSRIVVKGMGRMVIRNIAMAFDAYLEKMMKEKPIFSRTV from the coding sequence ATGAGCACCATTAAGAACATTAATATAGATCTCATAAAGAAGTACGACAGGCCGGGACCTCGGTACACGAGCTACCCGCCTGCTCCCACGTTCAGTTCGGGTTTCACTCCGGACGATTATTTCAATTCGCTGAAAGCCAACAACTCTTCCTCCGCAAATTCCGAGATATCTCTTTACTACCACATTCCGTTTTGCGATACGCTCTGCTACTTCTGCGGTTGTAATATGCTCATAACACATAGCAAGGAGCGGATATCGGAATATCTCGAGTATCTGAAGAAGGAAATGCTACTTTCGGCACCCTATTTCAACAAGGCGAGGAAAGTCGGCCAACTTCACTGGGGGGGCGGCACTCCTTCCTATCTCAGCCCAGCGGAAATATCAATGCTGGCCGGATACATCCGGGAACATTTCAATTTCTCGGACGACATCGAAGCGGGAGTTGAAATAGATCCCCGCGGGCTCACTTTCGAGCACATGCAGGCGTTCCGCGAATCGGGCTTCAACCGTGTCAGCATGGGAGTTCAGGATTTCGAGCCGCAGGTGCAGGAAGCGATAAACCGAATTCAACCCGAGAAAATTACGCGCGACGCCGTGGAGTGGTCAAGGAAACTGGGATTCAAAAGCATAAACCTCGACATGATCTATGGCCTTCCCTACCAGACACTCGAGTCGTTCGAGCAGAGTCTAAGGAAGATCATAAATATTTCACCCGAGAGAATCGCGGTTTTCAATTTCGCCCATGTACCGTGGCTGAAATCTCATCAAAAACTCATCGACAAGAGCACGCTTCCACTCCCGGCGGTCAAACTGGATATACTCAAGATGACGATTGAGCTCCTGACAGGCGCAGGATACATCTATATAGGGATGGACCACTTTGCGAAACCTGATGATGAGCTTGCAGTGGCTCAACGCGAAAAGACTCTTTACAGGAATTTTCAAGGCTATTCCACCCATGCGGGCGCCGATCTTTACGCATTCGGCAACTCGGCAATCAGCCAGTTCAATAATGTCTATTCACAGAATTACAAATCGCTCCAGGACTATTACAGGGCGATAAACGCAGGACGATTTCCTATCGTACTTGGTTACAGGATGTCCAGGGATGATGTCGTGAGACAGCACGTGATCATGCGGCTTATGTGCGACTTCGAACTCGACAAGCGCGCCGTAGAAAAGAAATTTGATTTGGACTTCGATGAATATTTTGCGAACGCTCTGCCTAAACTCGATGAGTTCGTGCAAGACGATCTCCTTGAATTGACAGACTCTAGAATTGTCGTCAAAGGCATGGGAAGAATGGTCATCAGAAATATTGCCATGGCATTCGATGCCTACCTTGAGAAGATGATGAAGGAAAAACCGATCTTCTCCCGTACCGTCTAA